The following coding sequences lie in one Kwoniella dendrophila CBS 6074 chromosome 10, complete sequence genomic window:
- a CDS encoding 40S ribosomal protein S11: MAEQTQSAFQKQPIFQNAKSRGGKKVTARTKRWYKDVGLGFKTPSEAINGTYIDKKCPFTGDVSIRGRILTGVVHSTKMTNTIIIRREYLHFIPKYRRYEKRHTNLAAHCSPAFRVEQGDQVTVGQCRPLSKTVRFNVLRVSKNKAAKGFAKF, translated from the exons ATGGCCGAACAAACCCAAAGTGCCTTCCAAAAGCAACCTATCTTCCAAAACGCCAAATCAAGAG GTGGTAAGAAGGTCACCGCTAGAACTAAACGATGGTACAAGGATGTCGGTCTCGGTTTCAAAACCCCTTCTG AGGCCATCAACGGTACCTACATTGACAAAAAATGTCCTTTCACCGGTGATGTCTCAATCCGAGGAAGAATTCTTACTGGTGTAGTTCACTCAACCAAGATGAccaacaccatcatcatccgaaGAGAATACCTCCACTT CATCCCTAAATACCGACGATACGAGAAACGACACACCAACTTAGCTGCTCACTGTTCTCCAGCTTTCCGagttgaacaaggtgatcAAGTTACCGTTGGTCAATGTCGACCACTCTCAAAAACCGTTAGATTCAACGTACTCCGAGTATCCAAAAACAAGGCTGCTAAAGGTTTCGCTAAATTCTAA